The following coding sequences lie in one Cannabis sativa cultivar Pink pepper isolate KNU-18-1 chromosome 5, ASM2916894v1, whole genome shotgun sequence genomic window:
- the LOC133037823 gene encoding uncharacterized mitochondrial protein AtMg00810-like codes for MTLPQGYKPKGELPHNAVCKLKKSLYGLKQASRQWFAKFSTALFDEGFSHSATDHSLFIKYFGDHFIFLLVYVDDVILVSNDLQELEALKVRLNARFKLKDLGNLKYFLGLEIARSQKGIFVSQRPYALQLLEDLGHLGCKPMNTPMEANLKLGQNDKEKLADPTLYRRIIGKLQYLTITRPDISYSVNKLSQFLAVPRASHMNAAVRVLQYIKSTPGQGIYFPATCKIQLRAYTDSDWAACPDTRRSTTGFCIFIGDSIISWRSKKQHTVSRSSAEAEYRAMANTTCEVVWLISILKELNVHHEGPALLFCDNKSAQHIAANPVFHERTKHIEIDCHLVREKVQAGVIKTVHVASKEQLADVLTKPLFPNQFNYIKDKMGLKNIYCPS; via the coding sequence ATGACTCTTCCTCAAGGTTATAAACCTAAGGGGGAGCTTCCTCACAATGCTGTGTGCAAATTAAAGAAGTCATTATATGGTCTAAAGCAGGCTTCAAGGCAATGGTTTGCCAAATTTTCTACTGCATTGTTTGATGAAGGTTTTAGTCATTCGGCTACAGACCATTCATTGTTCATTAAGTATTTTGGTGACCATTTCATATTCTTGTTGGTCTATgttgatgatgtgatacttgtCAGCAATGATCTACAAGAATTGGAAGCCTTAAAAGTCAGATTAAATGCTCGATTCAAGCTAAAGGATTTGGGAAATCTTAAGTACTTCTTGGGGCTTGAAATAGCTAGATCACAAAAGGGCATCTTTGTATCACAAAGACCATATGCTTTGCAGCTCCTTGAAGACTTGGGACACCTTGGATGCAAGCCTATGAACACACCTATGGAAGCAAATCTCAAGCTTGGACAGAATGATAAAGAAAAATTGGCAGACCCGACACTATACAGAAGAATAATTGGAAAGTTGCAGTACTTAACCATAACAAGACCAGATATATCCTACTCAGTCAATAAACTTAGTCAGTTTCTTGCTGTACCACGAGCTAGCCACATGAATGCAGCTGTTAGAGTCTTGCAGTACATAAAATCCACACCTGGACAAGGAATTTATTTTCCTGCAACATGTAAAATTCAATTGAGGGCCTATACGGATTCAGACTGGGCAGCATGTCCTGACACAAGAAGATCGACAACGGGGTTCTGTATTTTTATAGGAGACTCTATCATATCCTGGAGAAGTAAGAAACAGCATACAGTTTCGAGGTCTTCAGCAGAGGCAGAGTATAGAGCAATGGCGAACACGACATGTGAAGTTGTTTGGCTGATTTCTATCTTAAAGGAACTTAATGTTCATCATGAAGGGCCAGCACTGTTGTTTTGTGACAACAAATCAGCTCAGCACATTGCAGCGAATCCCGTTTTTCACGAGAGAACGAAGCATATAGAGATCGATTGCCACTTAGTGAGGGAGAAAGTCCAAGCTGGAGTGATCAAAACCGTTCATGTGGCTTCCAAGGAACAATTAGCTGATGTGCTAACCAAACCTTTATTTCCCAACCAGTTCAATTACATTAAAGACAagatgggattgaaaaatatatattgtccatcttga